DNA sequence from the Malus sylvestris chromosome 10, drMalSylv7.2, whole genome shotgun sequence genome:
CATGTATCTTAGATCTTTTCTCTTGAATCTTTGCATTTATGTTCCATTAATGCTTTGCTTTTTTTCCCAAACTCCCAGGTACGTCTATGTGTGGCATGCCCTGTTGGGATACTGGGGAGGGCTTCTTCCAAATGCTCTTGGAACTAAAAAGTACAATCCTGAGCTAAGATACCCAGTGCAGTCACCTGGGAATTTGGCAAATATGAGGGACTTAGCTATGGATTGCATGGAGAAATATGGTGTTGGTACAATAGATCCTGCAAAGGTGTATCAGTTTTATGATGATCTACACGGTTATCTTGTTTCACAAAACGTTGATGGGGTTAAGGTTGATGTTCAGAACATACTGGAGACGATATCAGCTGATTTAGGAGGGCGAGTTTCTCTGACCAGACAGTTCCAACAGGCACTGGAGAAGTCCATAGCCACCCACTTCCAAGACAACAGCATCATCTGCTGCATGGGCCAAAACACGGACTCCATTTACCAGTATATACTTATGCTTTACAATGCCCCCATCAGATTTTGTTTGGAAAAACTTAGGACCTCCAGTATTTGACTCATACAGTGGATGCATGTAACTACATAGCATCAGTTGATGGGCATGTCTACTTTTATGTGGGCTAAGTGCAGGTTACAGACATACCTGTATATCATTCTTGTTGAAAGCCATAACGAACTGTGACCAACAGTCTCTTTGCTTTAAGGTTTCTACATGGTAAGGTAACCGCCCAATTGTGTGTTGCAGTTCAAAAAGAAGTGCTATTACTCGAGCATCTGATGATTACTACCCGAAAAACCCAACAACACAGACACTGCACATAGCTGCTGTGGCTTTCAACAGCATATTCCTTGGTGAAGTTGTTCTCCCAGATTGGGACATGTTCTATGTATGCTATTGCTGTGGCTTCCTTACGTACTGTTAAGTTCAGCCTATTGCTGTATTTCCAAATGCAGAATTTAATACATTAAATTACAACTTTCAGAGCCGTCATGAAGCAGCTGAGTTCCATGCTGCTGCTAGAGCTGTGGGAGGATGCGGAGTCTATGTTAGGTAAGTAACAGTGAAATAACAATTACATGAGCTAATGAAGGCATCAAATTGACAGTCCATTGCTTGAAtctttatcattttcttttactGTTCTCAGTCTTAACCGTGTCCAAATGAAGTGATTATCTTAGAATGTCGTcttttaactattttttttttgtatggcaTTATGAAAGTCTCACTAATTTACTGCATAGGAGTTtatttggagtaattccaattcTTTTATTTGGAGTGTCTTTTGTATGGCATTATGAATGTCATCCACAATTATCAGCTTCTCTACTTTGTACATGTAAGATTTCACTGGAAAATGTATAATTTAATGCATTTCAGGATTATCTGCTTCTGTACTTTGTATGCTAGAATGCATGCACTTTACTTGCAGATGCATATCTTTAAAAGTACCAGTTCCGCCGGTGATTAGATTGACGGATCATGATGCTTAATCATTTCTCAAAATGGTGTAGCTGTGACTAACTTCACAACACGCCACTATTGACAACAGTGACAAACCTGGCCATCATGATTTCGAGATACTTAAAAGGCTTGTACTTCCTGATGGATCAATTCTGCGAGCTAGATTCCCCGGGAGGCCATCACGGGATTGTTTATTTGTCGACCCCGTTACAGATGGGAAGAGGTAATGTGATGTCCCTCCCAATTACCTTGTTAAATTGTTCAATATAATATATGATATTACTTTTCTAACAAGTAACAAATCTTCTCTTCTCTGATTGGTGATGTTATATGTAGCCTTCTAAAGATATGGAATTTGAACAAATACAATGGAGTTTTAGGCATTTTCAATTGCCAAGGAGCAGGGAACTGGCCTTGTCTAGAACAAGTTGTTCCGGTAGAAGTTAGTGCTGAAGTGTCTGGGAAGGTGACCCCTGCAGATATTGAGTATTTCGACGAGGTTTCTGGCAAGCTGTGGACAGGAGATTGTGCGGTCTATTCCTTCGCAAAAGGTAGGATTATATATCTTGCCTTTTGCCACACCAAAACACCAGTTAATTCATCTGGCCGGCACCCAATGTTAAATTCAACGTATTTTGACATATGTTTCATACAATTTCAGGGCGTCTGTCTCGGTTACCAAAGGATAAGTCATTTGACGTTGCATTAAGAGTTCTCCAATGCGATGTCTTTACTGTATCTCCTATTAAGGTTGGCTTCTGAGCGCGTCTCTTGAGAATCGGGATTAAAAGTATGTAAAAGAGTACACTGATTAGTGTTAAAACAATTATAAATTTGTGGGTGATTTCTACTTCCACAGGTTTACAagcaaaacattgaatttgcaGCGATTGGATTATTGAACATGTACAATTCCGGTGGAGCTGTTGAAGCAGTTGAGTGCTTTAGTCATAACTCTAGCAGTGAAATACACATTAAGGGAAGAGGAGGTGGTAGCTTTGGCGCTTACTCTAGTTTAAAGCCCAAAGCTTGCTCAGTGAACTCCAAAGACGACGAGGAATTTGAATTTAGAGATGAAGACGACAATCTTTTAAAAGTAACAGTTCCTGCCACAACTAGTTGGAAAATTGTTCTACATTATTGATTCAGATAAGTATTTTAGTTTAGACGGATTCAAATTTAATAATCTTAGACAGTCTTAGCTTGAATAATATATTTGAATTCGTAtttatgtgaaaaaaaatataaaaagtgaTACATGAATTCGCGTGTATAGTCATTTCAAATTTATAATGTCGCGGGGGTGTTTTTGGTGTGTGGTCGGAAACCATGCGACCGAGTCATCCGTACTCCATACCAATAAAAAATCCCATACTTTGCTGCTCTATACAGAAAGGCTGGAAGAAATACTGTATGAACAAATACTAATGGTATAGACGTGATTTCACAACTATCAGATTTTGATTTTCCCCGGCAGACGAGAAACGCTTCCATATGCAAAAGCACTTTACTCTTATGAAGAATGAAAGGGACAGATCACGACCATGCATACATTGATAATTGGACGTTATTCAAAGTTTTCCAAGGCTCAAATTTCATCTCTATAGTCTCTAGGTATAGGTACTAGGTACCGACTCCAGGACTCGGTTATTTTGAAAGACAATCGTGTATTGGGAAAATTCAAATCGAAGGTATTAGCCACCATCGGTTTTCAGCATGCAACGTATAGAAACGCCAAGATCAGCACCAATAAATAACGATGAGTAACTGTCTATTCACAATCTGCAGTTTCATTCAACAAGCTAACCTTAAATGActaatttacaatcaaattagaACATGACAAGGAATTATACATGTATTTCCATTTTAAGACGTTTATACAAAGAAAGGATCCATAATCTTCATAtttaaccacacaaaaaaaaaaaaaaaaaaccccaagaaTGTAAACGACGCCTGATAAACTGCTTTCAATATGGCAAATAAGATCAAACTTCAACTACAACAGCCTCCAGCTTGAGAGGAAGCGCCATCTCTACCTCCTGATGGTCCCGGAATTCCACCATATCCAACTTTTATGCCATAAGACTGCAAACAAGACCAAGAATCGGGAATAAGCTCATACACAGCTCTCTTTCATTCAATATCACAAACTGTTCAATTTGTCTCTGAGCATTCACAAGAAGGGTTTTTGTTCATTTGGTATTTAGTATCTATCGGGATATCATTTTTTCAGAGTCAATACAATGAGCATGAGCTGAGACTCAGCCTCGTCTTTATATATTTCAAATGTGAGCTTACCCATCACATTCTTAGGCAACTAGAAATCTAAGCAACCATAATTTGCAATCACAGAGGACAATTATTATGTAACCAACCAATAGAAAAAGCATTCATATAATGGCTCCATGAAACCATACAGTCAATCATTCCACTTGGCATTCACAAAGCACTCTGCCATATCAAAAATACACTTTTATCATCCCTCCCAAACAGAAAGCACTAATGAGAACATAAGTAAACCACAAAAATCTTCtacatatttttataaaaagggtaaattacattttgcaCCCCCAAATTTGGGTGCAAATACAAACCCATACCACAAACCTCTTctacatatttttaaaaaaaggcTAACGATGTATGAAATTGCAACTAAAATACAAGTTtgtgtatgacattgcaatgttttAAGGATGATGTATGGGGTTGCAATTACACCCAAATTTGAGGgtgaaaaatgtaatttacccttaataaATATCAAGTAAAAGATAAGGAGGACGTGTAAGGAATATTTCATAAAGAGAGAAAGCTAACCTCATTTGATACATCAAACACTCCATCTTGAATCTTTTTGTATATGGTTGCAGCAGTTTTTATAAATGCCTGAATGGAAAATGTAACCGTTACCAATaaaggcaagaaaaaaaaaaacatgatgaAGATATCAAAGGTTTCTTTAAAAAAACAATGTCCATCAAAAAGCCAATCTTTTGTCACCTCCTCAACATTCTGAGCAGTCTTAGCAGAGGCCTCCATGAAGATCAAGCCATGCTCCTTTGCAAATTGCTCCCCTTCCTCTGTGCTCACAGCCCGTCTGTGAGCTAGATCACACTTATTACCAATGAGCATAATTGTCATGTTTGCATTTGCATGTTGCCTCGCGTCCTCCAACCAGCTAGCCAAGTGATTAAAAGTTTCCCTCCTAAGAGTAAAAGAAGGAATTATTGTCATTGCCGGTGCCTTAACATGTCATAGTAGGTGCTTAATGCTCATTATCTACACTAGCATATGAATCCAGTAGATTACTGGGATCTCGCCTGAGCTTTTACTTCTCTAATGCAATAGGAAAAACAGCAAGAGCGTTTTTAAGCCTAACCAAACTGGATTAAACAAGCACGAGATATGATTTTCCTTGTGAATTGTGATGGAAATACCTTCTccaaaaacaatttaatttgaaaaaaacACTCTGAGAAACTCATAGTGAATCAAGGCAGACGGGGTTAATCCATCGTCCAAAGTAAGAGATGCCGCATGGCGAAAGTGCAGCAAGAATACAAAATTATTATGTTGAGAATGAGATTAGAATTGAAAGAATACCTGGTGATGTCATAGACAAGCAAGGCACCAGCTGCCCCTCTATAGTAGGATCGGGTAATGGATCTGAAAGACTCTTGGCCAGCCTAAaacatatatacaaatatattgcAAATTTATTCGCATGCAAAGAAAATCGTAAATCGAAAAGCTTACAATTGAATTGAACTGAATTATGATGTTAATTCCATAAAAAACGAATTAAAATGAAAGAATAAATGAATTcgtaagaaaaagaaagaaagaaagaaaccgtGTCCCAGATTTGGAGCTTGATAGGTTTGTTGTCGATGGTGATCATCCTGGCTCCAAACTCAACGCCAATAGTTAAATCGTGCACTGGCTGAAACCTCTTGTCGGTGAACTGAAGAAGAAGGCATGATTTTCCAACTCCTGCAACACAACAACAAATCACTTATGAAAATACCAAATCGAAATTCATCAAAACCGACAGaagaacaattaaattaaattcgaTTGATGCACAAATCAAACgaaatcaaagaaataagaattaTTTTTTATGGAGGAGTACCAGTATCGCCGATGATGATGTACTTGAACAAATAAGCGTAAGACATTCTCTGCCTGTCTTATCaacaaacacacacaaacaaCAAGTTTGATCGAATCGAATGATCGCAAATTGAATTCTAATTCCAAAACTAATGTCTGTCTGTGTTGTTTATTTTATAGAAAATTGTAAATTGTAAATGTAATTTGTACACGGAACGGAATCCACAAGGGAAAGGCAGTGGCCCGAGTGGGGTtggggaaaaaaagaaaaccacCGAAATAAaacaggagagagagagcgagcgaGAGAGAGGTCAAACCAAATCAAAAGCAATAACAGTTTACAGCGGAGCAAAGCGTCTTCTTTTCTCTTCCATACTACCGCTCTCCTTCCTCGCTGTCCGTTCCTCCGCCACCAACATCACCACCCAACTCTAATTATTCTTTCCCATTTGGGCCTTCCCCCATTTTCTGGCCCATTTCTTTTTCAGCCCATCTCGTCACATGGGTCACCCCCAATATTCCTCCTTCGTACCATCTCCAATGTACCAAAACTTTTTTACACCAATCTTTTGTTTATTCCAAATATGACTTTATAAGTCTCTCGTTTATAtctacttagtactacagtttagtgGTGTTTTTATTCGCTTACAGGTGAGAAGTCTTTGGTTCAAttctcaacaaaagaaaattcaaatcatATATATCATTGCGAGCTCATTATGAGGTTAAGTTCACTTATTCCCaacatctccaacccttgggacCCATGAACAGTTTTTATGCTTCAACCTTTCTGGTTTAAATTTTTAGCCCGAGATTCGAATTtaggatatttttttttcttaaagtaactttgagaaaaaaaagttatgtagactatcttaacttaattttatgaacattttaccTAAACATAGTCAGATTTcggtaaatattgaaaaatcactaaatttacATCATGTGACTCGTGGTATGCtacaaaagaatatgaaacactttaaagattttttttaattattttaactgtttgatttaaatttggactgttagataattttttttaccgttaaatTTAATCATATAAGATCTTAGACGTTAGtttcaataaatttataaatataaaactaaaaaaaatactcaTATATAGTGGGTCAGCCTACTAATGAAGAATTCTAAGCCTAAATTTGCccaaaaatgagattttttggGTTAGAAATCATATTTGGCCTAAGAGTTAGAGCAAGTTGGGGTAGGTTTATAACCTAAAATTTAAGAATTATCTAACGAATCAGTCGAACAGGTTAGAGTTGTACAGTCGTACAACTACAACAATGCAGCTGCTAGTGGCATTCACAAACTAGTTAGAGTTGGTATATAAGGACCTTCTCCGCGGCAGCCTCCATAACAGCCGAACAGGTCCTTACTTCCGAGTTTAAAAGTAGACGCTCGCAACCTGTTCAATGAAATGCCTCGCAAGGGCTTGTTCACTTAGACTGCCTTGATTTGTCGCTATTCTCAACACGGTCGAATTCAGGATTCCCTTGTTTTGTTTCCTGAGATGCTCCGCCATGGACTGGTGGCCAGTGCTTTTGTGAACATGTTTGCTAGGTGTGACCATATCCATGAATCCCAGTTGGTCTTTGATGCCTTGGACACCAAGAATGAGGACTCTTGGAATGCTTTGATTGCTGGGCAATGGGCATACTAGGAAGGCTCAAGGCGAACATGCTCTCATATCAGGTTGTTTTGGAAGATGCTGAGGGAGGGATTCAAACCTGCCCATTTCATTTATTCTAACGTATTGACTGCTTGTGCCAATGCAGGGTCTATGGAGCAAGGCAAGTGGGTTCACGCCCACATGATCAAATCGGCTGTTACCCTCGTCGCTTTTGTGGTGAATACTCTTCTCGACATGTATGCCAAATCAGGCAGCATTGAGGATGCAAAAAAGGTTTCTGAAAAGTAGATTAGACAAGATGTTCGTTTCTTGGAAATCAATGCTTACTGGATACGCCCAGCATGGGATTGGAAGGGAAACTGTGCACTGTTGAACAAATGCTGAGAATTGGAATCCAGCCTAATGATATAACCTTCCTATGTGTTCTTACAGCATGTAGCATGCCGGTCTCTTGGATGGACACTATTATTTTGACTTGATAAAAAGTACAACATAGAACTACAGGTTTCACACTGTGACAATTGTTGATCTTCTTGGCCGTGCAGGTCTGCTTGGTCAAGCGGAGAAGTTCATAAGAGGAATGTTGATTGAACCTGCTGCAGCTGTTTGGGGAGCTTTGTTAGGTGCTTGCAGGTTGCACAAGAACACATAATTGGGTGTTTATGCTACTGAACGTGTTTTTGAGCTTGATCCCCATGATTCAGGCCCCAGGTCATACTTTGTAATAACTATGCCTCCACTGGCAGATGGAGTGACGCTGCAAAGTTGAGGAGGATGATATAAGAAGGCCGGGTGAAAAAGGAACCTGCTTGTAGTTGGGTAGAGATTGAGAATGCCGTCCACATGTTTGTAGCAAAAGATGATGCTCACCCGCTCACCCGCAAAGAGTAGAGTTCCTTAGGATGTGGGAGAGGATTAGCATGAAGATAAAGGAGATTGGATACGTCCCAGACACTAGCCACGTACTTTTCTTTGTGGATCAGCAGGAGAGGGAAGTCAAGTTGCAGACTTGCAGCACCAAAGTAGAAGCTTGCTCCAACATTTGCAATTCTTAACACTCCTGGCTCCACCATTCGGATCAAGAAGACATTCAGGGTTTGTGGTGATTGTCATTCAGCAATTATATACGTGTCAAAGATGGAAGGGAGACAAATCATTGTGAGGGACACCAAGCAGTTCCATCATTTTCGCAATGGCTCTTGTACTTGTGGGGACTACTGATAGTCCTAATTTCATGGTCCTGTTTGCATTGCGTACCAAATTAACTCATTAGCTGGTTGTTCGTGTTTGAGTCCGCTGCGTTTTACATGCTTGTGATCTATGATGCGACAAGCTTCCTCTTCTGGAACCAACTTCAACTTTAAGGTActgaaatattatatatatacctGATTGTTTCACATAGGCAATGCGAAGCATGATGCAAAATGCGTGCAAAAGTGCTGTGAATTATGAACGTCGAAAATAGACTATACGGACACACAAAAGGTTAGATCATAGATGCAAGTTGTTTTTCCGTTGCATTGGAGATCACGATACTACCTGATCAAGTGTAAGGTTTCCGCATATAGTTGGTTGTGAAGGGCAACAACCTACGAGGAGCCCTGTTAACGATCCAAATTATATCCTAGGTTTAAAAAATCATGATATGCAGAATTGCTATATTTGTTGTCTTGAATACAATTGAGGACGGACTCGTTATTTCTTGAATTCAACTGCGGATACCTTCGCTCCGTTTCTAATCCTGAACCCTAGACGGAGAAGATTAGTATACATCTAGTCTAGCTTTGTTAGACAATAAAATAGAATGAACTTTggttctttatatatatatatatatataatttttttttttttcctgagtGAATCAATTGTTGAGCCGAGAagggaaattgtaagaaacttaCGTTGCTTTGGGTTTATGACGTGGCAAAACTAGTGGAgacaaaaaagaaggaaaaaaaagcaaAGGAGGAAAAGATGGGATATGCTGATGGCTTTGCCTGTGGTATTTGGAAACTTGGAAACTGAAAAAATAGAGAggcaagaaagaaaggaaagaaacgCAAAAAGAGGAACTAACACAACCCATCTGTTTCGTTTCATTCATTCTTgcaaaaggagagagaaagagagatatgGGTGGGTAAAAGCATGATGGAAGAGTGTGTGTGGTTAGAGACGGTTTAGCTTAAAATCGCGTAGTTTGTGAGCAAAACTCGTTTGTAATCATCATTCTTCTTCAGCAGAAATTATATGCATTGAACAACAGCTCCAGATATACAACCTCAGCCTCAACCTAGCCCAATACAGGTACAGGTACgtaatggatgaaaattttcaGTAAATAGCGCTAGCAGTTGCATGACACTCATAGTCATAAGATAGATTTGATATACAAAGTTTTAGCACTACCATCAGATCAAACCTTCTCgttcttttttttataatacCACTTCAATTTAATCTTTGAATCTCAAGGTCACAATTTTAAGGTTCATCTTTGTCCGCCATTCAGCTCATGCATCGTTTTATTTATTCTCAAAATTTCATTATGCAAACGTATGTTGCCATTGCCACTTTTAAATTAAGCATCTAGCTAATAATTTGATATATAGCCTAGCTAGCTCACCACATGATTTTCATTAGCATGTGTCCTTGCTCATGAATCAACTTTACGCTTTAATTTGTGTGTAAAAAATTCTCATTTGTATCATTAGTACTTACATTGTTAGCCGTGTTCTTTTGGTGAGTACTTTCATACGTATTGTGTAATAATTATACCCGAAAATCAGATCAGAAGAGGAGCATTGCACTTGTTTGCTCTGCCATGAGTTTGTTTCATTGTATTAATAATCCTCTATATTTCTgatattgatatatatatatatatatatatatatatatatatttcgttAGCAGGGAGGTTTTGTAAAAAAAACATGGAGCGTGACAGCAAAAAGAGAGTAAGAGAAGGAGATGAAGACCACAacgattcttcttcttcttcttcttgttattCTTTTTCAGAGAAGCATGCGAAGACAAATTTAGTAGATCCTAACTGTGGTATTTTGGACTTCAAAAACGACCTTGAATACAACAGCAGCACTAGTAGTAATAGTAGCAGTTATAAGACATCAGATTCGGATTCCAACTTGGCATTAGGAGTATTTGATTTTCCGTGGCTCAAAGATAGTGTAATATCCAAACCAGAGGACTTGAATTttgaagactcattttcatcACCACTGGCAGTACTGGATGTCGACACATCCACCTTGACTACCAGTAGTACTACTCCTGGACATGGTAATTTTTCATCACCACTGGCAGTACTGGATGATCAATTTCCTTTCTCCGGGCAGTGCTTCTATCATGATCAGACTGATCATCCTGATGCACTCCTGGACTTTCCAAAGGAAAAGCTTGATATAGATTTGTGGCGACCTCGAGATCTTAATCAAGATGATGGGTCGAAGACTGAGGCCGGGGAAGATTGCATTTGGAGTTCCCTGCTCAATCAGCCTCTTCAACAGCCCAACTAATTAAGTTTCAATTGATCAATTGTCGCTGCAGAAACTCGTTGAGTATCTAAGAAGCCAACGACTAACAAGCCAGGGAGGGTGATGTCATGTCATGTGTTGCGCCAGAGGCCCTGATGGGGCTTGATAATTCAGTGCTGCTGGCAATGGCAGTGGCAATGTAACCGTCTCTTCTGATGTTCATTCTCTTCCAGTCTTCATCTCCtttcttctttccttttccTGGTTGTAATTATTTGTCCAATTCATAGTACGTAGCCCTCGCCTTACTGCTATGGTTTGTTATCCAGACCAATTGGGAATAATAAACATGGAAACTTCCAAGTTTTTAAActacattttattaaaatttggaaaCCATCATCATATTCTGATTTATTTTCAACATTCCATTGTTTTGGCTTGGGTTATATATGTTATGTAATAAATGTATATTCAATAAAAGacaatgtttttgttttcttcactcttccaaagaaacaaaatgtaaGAAAATGCACCAAATTCAAATGTAGAGGTTTGTGAATTCATGACCGGATATGTCGGGGAATCTCTCTGTTTTATCTCAGTTGTGCGCTCCAAATTACCCATAAGACCAACCGTGAATGCCTAAAGAAACACCATTATTAACCTAAAAATAACTGAGAGTATGAGTTTTAAGCAAATAATCCTCAACCATACACCctaaatttaggtttaattttcttttttctccttcAGACACCTGTAGTTTTAGTTGTATTATTCATTTGAATGTTTAACTTGTCATGATTTCTAACCAAGAAAGAAGCAAATAATTGTCCATATATATCGGTCCCTTCTCCCTTGAGCGTATCAGAAAAAAGTGAGATatgaacagagagagagagggacgaTTGCCAATCTACCACCGTCTATAAacctaaaaaaattataaa
Encoded proteins:
- the LOC126585227 gene encoding uncharacterized protein LOC126585227; translation: MERDSKKRVREGDEDHNDSSSSSSCYSFSEKHAKTNLVDPNCGILDFKNDLEYNSSTSSNSSSYKTSDSDSNLALGVFDFPWLKDSVISKPEDLNFEDSFSSPLAVLDVDTSTLTTSSTTPGHGNFSSPLAVLDDQFPFSGQCFYHDQTDHPDALLDFPKEKLDIDLWRPRDLNQDDGSKTEAGEDCIWSSLLNQPLQQPN
- the LOC126586636 gene encoding ras-related protein RABB1c, coding for MSYAYLFKYIIIGDTGVGKSCLLLQFTDKRFQPVHDLTIGVEFGARMITIDNKPIKLQIWDTAGQESFRSITRSYYRGAAGALLVYDITRRETFNHLASWLEDARQHANANMTIMLIGNKCDLAHRRAVSTEEGEQFAKEHGLIFMEASAKTAQNVEEAFIKTAATIYKKIQDGVFDVSNESYGIKVGYGGIPGPSGGRDGASSQAGGCCS
- the LOC126586635 gene encoding probable galactinol--sucrose galactosyltransferase 2 isoform X3, whose translation is MLQTTVFFPSSRALPLNINHRIIFSRGRGCGWGRGSVRPNSSTSGSSNTASPWSTKPVFEDGILSVDGNDVLTHVPDNVVVTPLTDSSAFVGATSQTASSRHVFKLGLVRDVRLLSLFRFKLWWMIPRVGNTGSDIPVETQMLLLQAKSAEEATPPNYILFLPVLDGEFRSSLQGNSSNELEFCVESGDPAIVTSQSPKAVFVNCGNHPFDLMKESMKILEKHFGTFSLRESKQMPGMLDCFGWCTWDAFYQGVNPQGIRDGLKRYVYVWHALLGYWGGLLPNALGTKKYNPELRYPVQSPGNLANMRDLAMDCMEKYGVGTIDPAKVYQFYDDLHGYLVSQNVDGVKVDVQNILETISADLGGRVSLTRQFQQALEKSIATHFQDNSIICCMGQNTDSIYHSKRSAITRASDDYYPKNPTTQTLHIAAVAFNSIFLGEVVLPDWDMFYSRHEAAEFHAAARAVGGCGVYVSDKPGHHDFEILKRLVLPDGSILRARFPGRPSRDCLFVDPVTDGKSLLKIWNLNKYNGVLGIFNCQGAGNWPCLEQVVPVEVSAEVSGKVTPADIEYFDEVSGKLWTGDCAVYSFAKGRLSRLPKDKSFDVALRVLQCDVFTVSPIKVYKQNIEFAAIGLLNMYNSGGAVEAVECFSHNSSSEIHIKGRGGGSFGAYSSLKPKACSVNSKDDEEFEFRDEDDNLLKVTVPATTSWKIVLHY
- the LOC126586635 gene encoding probable galactinol--sucrose galactosyltransferase 2 isoform X2; its protein translation is MLQTTVFFPSSRALPLNINHRIIFSRGRGCGWGRGSVRPNSSTSGSSNTASPWSTKPVFEDGILSVDGNDVLTHVPDNVVVTPLTDSSAFVGATSQTASSRHVFKLGLVRDVRLLSLFRFKLWWMIPRVGNTGSDIPVETQMLLLQAKSAEEATPPNYILFLPVLDGEFRSSLQGNSSNELEFCVESGDPAIVTSQSPKAVFVNCGNHPFDLMKESMKILEKHFGTFSLRESKQMPGMLDCFGWCTWDAFYQGVNPQGIRDGLKRFGGRLNSIQENNKFRRTTNKEGESETPSSLKDFVSEIKGTFGLKYVYVWHALLGYWGGLLPNALGTKKYNPELRYPVQSPGNLANMRDLAMDCMEKYGVGTIDPAKVYQFYDDLHGYLVSQNVDGVKVDVQNILETISADLGGRVSLTRQFQQALEKSIATHFQDNSIICCMGQNTDSIYHSKRSAITRASDDYYPKNPTTQTLHIAAVAFNSIFLGEVVLPDWDMFYSRHEAAEFHAAARAVGGCGVYVSDKPGHHDFEILKRLVLPDGSILRARFPGRPSRDCLFVDPVTDGKSLLKIWNLNKYNGVLGIFNCQGAGNWPCLEQVVPVEVSAEVSGKVTPADIEYFDEVSGKLWTGDCAVYSFAKGRLSRLPKDKSFDVALRVLQCDVFTVSPIKVYKQNIEFAAIGLLNMYNSGGAVEAVECFSHNSSSEIHIKGRGGGSFGAYSSLKPKACSVNSKDDEEFEFRDEDDNLLKVTVPATTSWKIVLHY
- the LOC126586635 gene encoding probable galactinol--sucrose galactosyltransferase 2 isoform X1 — its product is MLQTTVFFPSSRALPLNINHRIIFSRGRGCGWGRGSVRPNSSTSGSSNTASPWSTKPVFEDGILSVDGNDVLTHVPDNVVVTPLTDSSAFVGATSQTASSRHVFKLGLVRDVRLLSLFRFKLWWMIPRVGNTGSDIPVETQMLLLQAKSAEEATPPNYILFLPVLDGEFRSSLQGNSSNELEFCVESGDPAIVTSQSPKAVFVNCGNHPFDLMKESMKILEKHFGTFSLRESKQMPGMLDCFGWCTWDAFYQGVNPQGIRDGLKSLSEGGTPAKFLIIDDGWQDTSNEFQIEGEPFVDGSQFGGRLNSIQENNKFRRTTNKEGESETPSSLKDFVSEIKGTFGLKYVYVWHALLGYWGGLLPNALGTKKYNPELRYPVQSPGNLANMRDLAMDCMEKYGVGTIDPAKVYQFYDDLHGYLVSQNVDGVKVDVQNILETISADLGGRVSLTRQFQQALEKSIATHFQDNSIICCMGQNTDSIYHSKRSAITRASDDYYPKNPTTQTLHIAAVAFNSIFLGEVVLPDWDMFYSRHEAAEFHAAARAVGGCGVYVSDKPGHHDFEILKRLVLPDGSILRARFPGRPSRDCLFVDPVTDGKSLLKIWNLNKYNGVLGIFNCQGAGNWPCLEQVVPVEVSAEVSGKVTPADIEYFDEVSGKLWTGDCAVYSFAKGRLSRLPKDKSFDVALRVLQCDVFTVSPIKVYKQNIEFAAIGLLNMYNSGGAVEAVECFSHNSSSEIHIKGRGGGSFGAYSSLKPKACSVNSKDDEEFEFRDEDDNLLKVTVPATTSWKIVLHY